Proteins encoded within one genomic window of Ammonifex degensii KC4:
- the hcp gene encoding hydroxylamine reductase: MFCYQCEQTVQGTGCTKVGVCGKNEDIAGLQDTLIIALKGIAAYAYHARELGAVSEEVDSFFEKALFTTLTNVNFDLESYVELLLKAGEINYKVMEMLDRAHVERFGTPEPTKVQVGTKAGPGIVVTGHDLLDLYELLKQTEGTGINVYTNGELLPAHAYPAFKKFSHLVGNYGGAWYKQKEEFEAFSGAIVGTTNCVLIPKDSYRDRMFTTGVVRLPGVTHISDRNFKPVIEKALSLPPLPEAPGPTTTTGFHHQAVLQHLDRIVDLVKVGKIRHFFLVGGCDGARAARKYYTEFVQKLPKDCVILTLGCGKYRFNYLDLGEIEGIPRLLDMGQCNNAYSAIRVAAALAEAFGCSVNELPLSLVLSWFEQKAVAILLTLFYLGIKDIRLGPTLPAFLTPNVLKLLQDKYNIQPITTPDEDIAAILG; this comes from the coding sequence ATGTTTTGTTACCAGTGCGAGCAGACAGTTCAAGGTACGGGTTGTACCAAGGTAGGAGTTTGCGGGAAAAACGAGGACATTGCAGGTCTCCAAGACACTTTGATAATCGCCCTGAAGGGTATAGCCGCGTATGCCTACCATGCAAGGGAATTGGGGGCAGTGTCCGAAGAGGTAGACTCCTTCTTTGAAAAGGCGCTTTTCACTACCCTTACCAACGTGAACTTCGACTTGGAAAGCTACGTGGAGTTGCTCCTGAAAGCAGGCGAGATTAACTACAAGGTAATGGAAATGCTTGACCGGGCCCACGTGGAGCGCTTCGGGACACCGGAGCCTACGAAAGTGCAGGTGGGTACGAAAGCTGGACCTGGGATTGTGGTGACCGGGCACGACCTGCTTGATCTCTACGAACTTTTAAAGCAGACAGAAGGGACGGGTATCAACGTCTATACCAATGGTGAGTTATTGCCCGCCCACGCTTACCCGGCGTTCAAGAAGTTCTCGCATCTTGTAGGAAACTACGGGGGCGCGTGGTATAAGCAAAAGGAAGAGTTCGAGGCGTTCTCCGGGGCCATCGTAGGTACGACGAATTGCGTACTGATCCCAAAGGATTCGTACCGTGACCGCATGTTTACTACCGGTGTCGTCCGGCTTCCAGGCGTAACCCATATCAGCGACCGCAATTTTAAGCCGGTAATTGAGAAAGCCCTTTCTCTACCCCCTTTACCAGAAGCGCCCGGTCCGACCACTACGACCGGTTTCCACCACCAAGCGGTCCTCCAGCACCTCGATAGGATCGTTGACCTGGTAAAGGTCGGGAAGATCCGTCACTTCTTCCTGGTAGGTGGCTGCGACGGTGCGCGGGCAGCAAGAAAATATTACACCGAGTTTGTGCAGAAGCTGCCTAAGGATTGTGTTATATTAACCCTGGGGTGTGGCAAGTACCGCTTTAACTACCTGGACTTAGGCGAGATAGAAGGGATCCCACGCCTGCTGGATATGGGACAGTGCAACAACGCCTACTCTGCCATCCGGGTGGCGGCGGCCCTTGCTGAAGCTTTCGGCTGCAGTGTCAACGAGCTACCGCTGAGCTTGGTGCTTTCTTGGTTCGAGCAAAAGGCGGTCGCCATTCTCTTGACGCTGTTCTACCTGGGAATTAAAGACATCCGACTTGGCCCGACACTGCCAGCCTTCTTGACCCCCAACGTCCTCAAGCTACTGCAGGACAAGTACAACATCCAGCCCATTACCACACCTGATGAGGATATAGCGGCGATTCTGGGTTAA
- a CDS encoding RrF2 family transcriptional regulator has product MELIRRNTEYAIRALVHLAACKGEVVSAKEIAEAQDIPIEFLQKILQRLGRAGLVVSHRGAAGGFSLARKPSEINLLEVITVMQGRPAVNKCFLGREACERAPTCRLKYNWLVLEQKIGEFLADVTLQDLVDQLLGK; this is encoded by the coding sequence TTGGAGTTGATCAGGCGTAATACAGAGTACGCGATCAGGGCACTGGTACACCTTGCAGCTTGCAAGGGGGAGGTGGTGAGTGCTAAGGAGATTGCCGAGGCTCAAGATATACCGATCGAGTTTCTCCAGAAAATCCTGCAGAGGCTCGGCCGGGCGGGGCTTGTAGTTTCCCACCGGGGAGCAGCAGGAGGATTCTCTCTAGCCCGTAAACCCAGCGAAATCAACTTGCTGGAGGTGATTACGGTAATGCAGGGGCGTCCTGCGGTGAATAAGTGCTTCTTGGGCCGGGAAGCATGCGAGCGGGCACCAACTTGCAGGCTGAAGTATAACTGGCTGGTGTTGGAGCAAAAGATAGGTGAATTTCTCGCGGACGTAACCTTACAGGATCTGGTAGATCAGCTTCTAGGGAAATAG
- a CDS encoding efflux RND transporter permease subunit encodes MNWPAFAIRHKYTVFALTLAIVFFGLYAKKAIKLELFPDTSPPMVSVITVYPGVAASDVAREVNKPLEEELATIEGVKKISSSSQDGLSIVRVEFNYGKDLNLAAVDVQNAISRIKGSLPAGIQEPQVLKFSSQDKPVLTLALSSDSLDLIALRTLADNEIKNALQLVDGVGAVDVLGGYRRQINVYVDRHRLEALNLSLERIVAAIGATNISLPAGRVTQQEQEYLLRVTQERLDPEELANILLESRGGHNIHLKDVARIEDSSQEQRSSYRFNGKNSVAIQIIKKREANTVEVIDKVKAKLAELEKQFPEVKFAVADDDSIFTLQVVENMAASVRDALIFTTVIILLFLISLNESVVVALSMPLSLLGAIALIKATGLSLNIITLSALILSVGIVVDDSIVVAENIMRHHHELGKDIRTAAIDGAKEIMLPVVAGTATIVAVLVPLLLIGGFVGQMFSPLAKTLIYAISCSLLVSLTIIPLLTVMLGGKRWTAAEKVLGVAIAPFTKAMNSLKDFYALLVVKALQKRKATLLLSLGLVLLSIKLLSLIGMEVLPKMDVGSILISLQTSPASSLQKTAQVVARVEELLDKEPAVVAYSTRIGYEPGTHYMGGTGALGVTQAEITVTLTSRKERKETIWQIEERLRREINRIPDIETFVVKEVGGTAKTSTVAPIDVRITGEDMRVLDYLAGEVLAQLKTVPGAVNLYRSWSLNTPEVNMVVDETRAAALGLTPGEITRQIYAALEGLKASSLQVENRKDTDIVVRYRPEDRDSLESMLALIITSPLGVQVPLRELVHVEIKPAASVVTRENHLPSVDILGYTEGRPFSHVIADVEKALRKVKVPEGYRLEVTGEKADLQESSGDLKRALLVAVVMVYLLLVAQFRSFIHPVTIMMSIPLVLFGVALALLLSGKSVSLPAILGLILLVGTVVRNSIVLVEFIIRSREAGMARDEAIVEAVRVRFRPIMMTALACIVGMLPLALEWALGSERFSPLAITVIGGMLVATLLTMVVIPVVYSLLDDLVVRIRVELTGGKSHGVPVDGGKGIGEV; translated from the coding sequence ATGAACTGGCCTGCTTTTGCTATCAGACACAAGTATACGGTATTCGCCCTGACTCTGGCTATAGTGTTTTTTGGACTTTACGCCAAGAAGGCGATTAAATTGGAACTGTTCCCTGACACCTCTCCGCCTATGGTGAGCGTAATTACAGTATATCCGGGAGTTGCTGCCTCGGATGTGGCTAGAGAAGTAAACAAGCCACTGGAAGAGGAACTGGCTACTATCGAGGGGGTCAAGAAGATTTCTTCTTCCTCTCAAGATGGGCTTTCTATAGTCAGGGTGGAATTTAACTATGGAAAAGACCTAAATCTAGCAGCGGTAGATGTGCAAAATGCCATTAGCCGAATAAAGGGAAGCCTGCCTGCAGGCATTCAGGAGCCCCAAGTTCTCAAGTTCAGCTCCCAGGATAAGCCGGTGCTCACCCTGGCCTTAAGCAGCGACAGCCTGGACCTGATCGCCTTACGCACACTGGCCGACAACGAAATTAAAAACGCGCTGCAGTTGGTGGACGGAGTAGGGGCCGTGGACGTGCTGGGTGGTTACCGGCGACAGATTAATGTTTACGTGGACCGGCACCGTTTGGAGGCCCTCAACCTTTCCCTCGAGCGGATAGTGGCAGCCATTGGGGCGACAAATATTAGTTTACCAGCTGGGCGGGTTACTCAACAGGAACAGGAGTATTTGCTCAGGGTTACCCAGGAGCGCTTGGACCCTGAGGAACTGGCCAATATTCTCCTCGAGAGTCGGGGAGGTCATAACATACACCTAAAAGACGTCGCCCGAATTGAAGATTCCAGCCAGGAGCAACGCAGCAGTTATAGGTTTAACGGCAAGAACTCCGTGGCCATTCAGATCATCAAAAAGCGTGAGGCCAACACGGTGGAGGTGATTGATAAAGTAAAAGCAAAGTTGGCCGAACTGGAAAAGCAATTTCCCGAGGTAAAGTTTGCCGTAGCTGATGATGACTCTATTTTCACCCTACAAGTGGTGGAGAACATGGCCGCCAGTGTTAGAGATGCTCTTATCTTCACTACGGTTATCATTCTACTTTTTCTCATCAGTTTAAATGAGTCGGTTGTTGTCGCTCTTTCTATGCCTCTATCTCTACTAGGAGCTATTGCCCTAATAAAGGCTACTGGCTTATCACTAAACATTATTACTCTTTCCGCCCTAATTTTAAGCGTAGGTATCGTGGTAGATGATTCCATTGTTGTAGCGGAAAATATTATGCGCCATCATCACGAACTTGGGAAGGATATTCGCACTGCGGCCATTGATGGAGCAAAGGAGATTATGTTACCCGTAGTGGCCGGCACGGCTACCATTGTAGCGGTATTGGTTCCTCTCTTGCTTATAGGCGGGTTCGTGGGCCAGATGTTCAGCCCCCTGGCCAAAACGCTCATTTACGCCATCAGCTGTTCTTTGCTGGTTTCTCTAACCATCATTCCTCTACTTACAGTGATGCTGGGCGGTAAACGCTGGACGGCAGCTGAGAAGGTGTTAGGCGTAGCAATTGCTCCTTTCACTAAAGCCATGAACTCTCTGAAAGACTTCTACGCTTTGCTGGTTGTTAAAGCCTTACAAAAGCGAAAGGCGACTTTGCTCCTGTCCCTGGGACTAGTTTTGCTGAGCATTAAACTTTTAAGCTTAATCGGTATGGAAGTGCTACCGAAAATGGATGTTGGGTCAATCTTAATTAGTTTACAAACCTCTCCCGCCAGTTCCCTGCAGAAGACGGCTCAAGTAGTGGCACGCGTTGAGGAATTACTGGACAAGGAGCCAGCAGTAGTCGCCTACAGTACCCGCATAGGTTATGAACCGGGGACACATTATATGGGCGGTACCGGTGCCCTGGGGGTAACGCAGGCAGAAATCACCGTTACTCTTACATCTCGCAAGGAAAGAAAGGAGACTATCTGGCAAATCGAAGAACGGCTGCGCCGGGAAATCAACCGCATTCCCGACATCGAGACCTTTGTGGTGAAGGAGGTCGGCGGGACAGCTAAAACCAGCACCGTTGCGCCCATAGATGTGCGCATCACCGGGGAGGACATGCGGGTACTGGATTACCTGGCCGGGGAGGTGCTTGCGCAGTTGAAAACCGTGCCCGGTGCGGTCAACCTCTACCGGAGCTGGTCGTTAAACACGCCGGAGGTAAACATGGTGGTGGACGAAACGCGGGCGGCAGCTCTGGGCCTTACCCCGGGAGAAATAACCCGGCAAATTTATGCTGCCCTGGAGGGGCTCAAAGCGTCTTCCCTGCAGGTGGAAAACCGCAAGGATACTGATATTGTGGTACGCTACCGGCCCGAGGACCGGGATTCCCTAGAAAGCATGCTGGCCCTCATCATCACTTCTCCCCTGGGCGTGCAGGTGCCGCTGAGGGAGCTGGTGCATGTGGAAATTAAACCAGCGGCCAGCGTGGTTACCCGCGAAAATCACCTGCCCTCCGTTGATATTCTGGGTTATACTGAGGGGCGGCCTTTCAGCCATGTGATTGCCGATGTGGAAAAAGCACTCCGTAAAGTGAAAGTCCCCGAGGGTTACAGGCTGGAAGTAACCGGTGAAAAGGCGGACCTGCAGGAATCCAGCGGAGATTTAAAGCGGGCTCTGCTCGTGGCCGTGGTGATGGTGTATCTGCTGCTGGTAGCCCAGTTCAGGTCCTTCATTCACCCGGTAACCATTATGATGAGTATTCCTCTGGTGCTTTTCGGGGTAGCCCTTGCCCTGCTGCTGAGCGGCAAGAGCGTTTCTCTGCCGGCCATACTGGGGCTCATCCTCCTTGTGGGTACGGTGGTGCGCAACAGCATTGTGCTGGTGGAGTTCATCATTCGTTCCCGGGAAGCGGGTATGGCCAGAGACGAGGCCATCGTGGAGGCGGTGCGGGTGCGCTTTCGGCCTATCATGATGACCGCCCTAGCTTGTATAGTAGGAATGCTTCCTCTTGCTTTGGAATGGGCACTAGGGTCAGAGAGGTTTTCTCCTCTAGCGATAACCGTCATCGGGGGGATGCTGGTAGCCACTTTGCTGACCATGGTGGTGATACCGGTAGTGTATTCATTGCTTGATGATCTGGTAGTTAGGATTCGTGTTGAGCTGACAGGGGGTAAAAGTCATGGGGTCCCGGTGGATGGTGGCAAGGGGATCGGAGAGGTTTGA
- a CDS encoding efflux RND transporter periplasmic adaptor subunit — protein sequence MNLLPKIVGLSVPVRKMIKVSLIIVLLTVLALLVGSKVVALRRLPPLIQETGLPVETVAVSVGSIMECLDYTGTVESAHRASLSPRIMAGIRTVTVKEGDRVTRGQVLVVLDDKELKDRLNQAAAAVEQARAALEQAEGSLSVSRANLEKATINYKRGKELLAAGAIPPSVFENQYELPYLQAKESAERIVPAQVEAARAQLAQAEAGLALAKSAYEDAIIRAPFDGVVTAVHSYPGDLAVPGKPILTLDDPGKMVVRVKVAEVDLPLLKVGQKATLRYPSGQETASQVSRIYPAEDPLTRSTIVELPVSSPGVKPGMSVEVSFVVGRNERALLVPRRAVKMEQGRAWVFIVKSGRAVQVPVTLGLKNKTHCEVKGDLKPGDQVVVSDLTRLYDGRRVFVYQERRKS from the coding sequence GTGAACCTCCTGCCGAAAATCGTAGGACTATCTGTGCCCGTAAGGAAGATGATTAAGGTATCCTTGATTATTGTCCTGCTAACGGTCTTGGCCCTGTTAGTAGGCTCAAAGGTTGTTGCGTTACGCCGGCTTCCGCCCCTGATTCAGGAAACAGGCCTTCCTGTGGAAACAGTGGCAGTAAGTGTCGGCTCCATAATGGAGTGCTTGGACTATACCGGAACGGTTGAATCCGCTCATCGAGCATCCCTTTCTCCCAGGATAATGGCGGGAATTAGAACGGTTACGGTTAAAGAAGGGGACCGGGTGACCAGGGGCCAGGTGCTGGTGGTTTTAGATGATAAGGAATTAAAAGACCGCTTAAACCAGGCAGCAGCGGCGGTGGAGCAGGCCAGGGCGGCCCTGGAACAGGCCGAGGGATCTCTTTCCGTTAGTAGAGCCAATTTAGAAAAAGCTACAATTAATTATAAGCGGGGAAAAGAGTTGTTGGCTGCTGGAGCTATACCTCCGTCCGTTTTTGAAAACCAGTATGAACTCCCCTATTTACAAGCAAAAGAATCAGCAGAACGCATTGTTCCTGCTCAGGTAGAGGCGGCTAGGGCCCAGCTGGCCCAAGCCGAAGCTGGCCTGGCGTTAGCTAAGTCTGCTTATGAGGATGCAATTATCAGAGCGCCTTTTGATGGTGTAGTCACCGCCGTACATAGCTATCCCGGTGATCTAGCTGTGCCAGGCAAACCAATTCTCACCTTAGATGATCCTGGAAAAATGGTCGTGCGGGTAAAAGTAGCCGAAGTAGACTTGCCCCTTTTAAAAGTAGGGCAAAAAGCAACGCTGCGCTATCCCAGCGGGCAAGAAACCGCCTCGCAGGTTTCCCGTATTTACCCGGCGGAAGATCCCCTCACCCGCAGCACCATTGTAGAGCTACCGGTTTCTTCTCCCGGAGTCAAGCCAGGAATGAGCGTAGAAGTTTCATTTGTAGTCGGCCGGAACGAACGAGCTTTACTGGTTCCCCGCCGAGCAGTGAAAATGGAGCAGGGGAGGGCGTGGGTATTCATTGTCAAAAGTGGCAGGGCGGTACAGGTACCGGTAACCCTGGGATTAAAGAACAAGACGCACTGCGAAGTAAAGGGAGACCTGAAACCCGGCGACCAGGTAGTAGTGTCCGATTTGACCAGACTTTATGACGGAAGACGAGTTTTTGTGTATCAGGAGAGGAGAAAATCATGA